One part of the Sebastes fasciatus isolate fSebFas1 chromosome 8, fSebFas1.pri, whole genome shotgun sequence genome encodes these proteins:
- the LOC141771941 gene encoding scavenger receptor cysteine-rich type 1 protein M130 produces MWSLLLLLYTAFTEPLITQGDNRLILINGSHPCEGYISIYHDSKWGYVGHKTWSENIDKVVCKSTQCGKHKKSSKETVPWYTWNKVWLNEVTCIGNESHLWGCKHPGWNNSFFGEGTLMKIQCSNNITFSLDEFICAGAVKYQSSTDGMETDSGYLCDDNWGKDQKDLLCKTLKCGESKDPPLEDWMDWKEFKNSKRMKIDCSDMTNVTHLWQCAPKEDKSCKKRASVMCTDFKRLQLQGNPSNVCSGRLEEMKSNVWSNWNEPVSTSKTGPDVWCQQMHCGTNVNHSTDNGITKLHCSDKVEVVLMSNNQPSKCYGAVNIQVNGSSRPVCATTWTRKEAAVVCKELNCGDVYIEKKKNQRSFKGIMDNVKCSGNEASLWHCSAKHVSSCSSEAYVVCSGSMKVRLADGPGKCAGRVEIQYEGLWQRVRKEEWKDANSDAVCRELGCGNKRDLTEFCKGSVQFLAKTVTCANTAKKISECETADIAQPNDKEVEAKGITCEEHKVVILNGSDSCSGRVGIKKGTNTKWLSGSNETWNQQSANTVCQQMHCGNASSFNSESSADIQKDVWAESYNCSSDTKSLFDCEKNNLTTRNTIATVNCSEKLEVKLSKGCWGNVRVCVDGKKCGSVCADTWMPERSKMLCKNLGCGDGNLTPITKPGESKALFTSLHCTDEATNLTQCNFVRNENDISCEQAYVVCSGSIKSGFSDTRDKCYGNVVVHYEDQRLPVCKTALDIKTQNIICGEQNCGQADTQIDYFGPEPVEDYLISQITYVNKSLTSCDVKPKNNSCEFGGLQCSDWSKMALTLGKACSGDVSVHSQGGIRAVSSEGWNATEGERLCQDMKCGKFRSNKTTPLTQSVLWPTIFSCEGVEKKQGNIWDCENQTLSSQGNTTKQQLKIECEGEPNVTLSQTCRGEVKIDGTEVCATKWNDKYSHFVCQEMSCSNAVPDFFRGKNPKPGEQYFHVSCEENHFKLGQCKRVKKDCKGSLVSVYCFGQIKFNTSEICGGRIEVNYRDKWEYVCPLTSFPPELKVSLCDRCGGHNSSIKTPQNKSVVTLETTLNCSSDNLDIKYCVRNQSCKDVKAAEIYCNKYVFPTIPEPKPIPDRTVEIIVGVGFVLVLVVLIVVFIIICVVRKAKIFSSRKLQRKEVEFESGDYDDVTSKANEMEVLSGGRFPSETEVVTENDARSTSSFPYDDIDDMAVSQPLTSKAATAAASGDNDIHEGDLHQSADGVIYEVDDPQENYEDIEAKIIQTEAEVHNSPQATPESDAAPPPGLAQGDEDYLVPGQDG; encoded by the exons ATGTggtccctccttctcctcctctacacAGCTTTCACTGAGCCGCTGATCACACAAG GTGACAACAGGCTGATTCTAATCAATGGAAGCCACCCATGTGAAGGCTATATTAGCATCTACCATGACAGCAAGTGGGGCTACGTTGGACATAAGACCTGGAGCGAGAACATTGATAAAGTGGTGTGCAAGAGCACTCAGTGTGGGAAACATAAGAAGAGCTCCAAAGAGACGGTACCATGGTACACATGGAACAAAGTCTGGCTCAATGAAGTAACCTGCATTGGGAACGAGAGTCACCTGTGGGGCTGTAAACATCCTGGTTGGAACAACAGCTTCTTCGGAGAGGGCACTCTGATGAAGATCCAGTGTTCAA ATAACATCACATTCAGCCTGGATGAATTTATATGTGCGGGAGCCGTCAAGTACCAGAGCTCCACCGATGGTATGGAAACTGACTCTGGTTACCTGTGTGATGATAACTGGG GAAAAGATCAAAAAGATCTTTTGTGTAAAACCCTCAAATGCGGTGAATCCAAGGATCCTCCTCTTGAGGACTGGATGGATTGGAAAGAATTCAAAAACTCAAAGAGGATGAAGATCGACTGTTCAGACATGACAAATGTAACTCATCTGTGGCAGTGTGCCCCTAAGGAGGACAAATCATGCAAAAAACGTGCTTCTGTCATGtgcacag ATTTTAAGAGACTGCAACTCCAAGGAAACCCATCAAATGTCTGTTCTGGGCGGCTGGAGGAAATGAAAAGTAATGTCTGGAGTAACTGGAATGAACCTGTTAGCACCAGCAAAACTGGTCCTGATGTGTGGTGCCAGCAAATGCACTGTGGTACCAATGTGAATCACAGTACCGACAACGGGATCACAAAGCTCCACTGCTCAG ACAAAGTTGAAGTGGTTCTGATGTCCAACAACCAACCCAGCAAGTGCTACGGTGCCGTTAATATTCAAGTGAATGGTAGTTCAAGGCCCGTGTGTGCCACCACTTGGACCCGGAAGGAAGCTGCAGTGGTTTGCAAAGAGCTGAACTGTGGGGAT GtgtatattgaaaaaaagaagaatcaaAGATCGTTCAAGGGGATAATGGACAATGTCAAGTGCTCAGGCAACGAAGCGTCACTGTGGCACTGTAGCGCCAAGCATGTCAGCTCATGTTCTTCCGAGGCCTACGTAGTCTGTTCAG GAAGTATGAAAGTGAGATTGGCGGACGGTCCTGGAAAATGTGCCGGGAGAGTGGAGATCCAGTATGAGGGCCTATGGCAACGGGTCCGAAAGGAAGAATGGAAGGACGCCAATTCAGATGCTGTCTGCAGAGAACTGGGCTGTGGGAATAAAAGAGATCTGACCGAGTTCTGCAAGGGCTCAGTTCAATTTCTGGCTAAGACTGTAACATGCGCGAATACCGCCAAAAAAATATCCGAGTGTGAGACAGCTGATATCGCACAACCGAATGATAAGGAGGTGGAGGCGAAGGGAATAACCTGTGAAG AGCACAAGGTGGTGATTCTGAATGGAAGTGATTCCTGTTCTGGCCGGGTGGGGATAAAGAAAGGCACAAACACCAAATGGCTCTCCGGCTCTAACGAGACATGGAACCAACAGTCTGCAAACACAGTGTGTCAGCAGATGCACTGTGGGAACGCCTCATCCTTTAACTCCGAGTCTAGTGCTGATATCCAGAAAGATGTTTGGGCTGAATCTTACAACTGCTCATCCGACACCAAATCTCTGTTTGActgtgaaaaaaacaatctgACCACCAGAAACACTATTGCCACTGTCAACTGCTCAG AAAAACTCGAAGTGAAGCTGAGCAAAGGCTGCTGGGGGAATGTCCGTGTTTGTGTGGACGGAAAGAAGTGTGGAAGTGTGTGCGCAGACACCTGGATGCCGGAAAGGTCTAAGATGCTGTGTAAAAACCTGGGCTGTGGGGACGGAAACCTGACACCAATCACCAAGCCTGGAGAAAGTAAGGCCCTCTTCACAAGTTTGCACTGTACAGACGAGGCGACCAACCTGACCCAGTGCAACTTCGTCAGGAATGAAAATGATATCAGCTGTGAACAAGCCTATGTTGTTTGCTCAG GTAGCATCAAATCTGGATTTAGTGATACCAGAGATAAATGTTATGGAAATGTGGTGGTGCACTATGAAGACCAGAGGCTCCCAGTCTGCAAAACTGCTCTTGAcatcaaaacacaaaacatcatCTGTGGGGAGCAGAACTGTGGTCAGGCTGACACACAGATTGACTACTTCGGACCAGAGCCAGTAGAGGATTATTTAATTTCACAAATAACGTATGTTAACAAGTCATTAACATCATGCGATGTCAAGCCAAAGAACAATTCCTGTGAATTTGGTGGCCTCCAATGCTCCG ACTGGAGTAAGATGGCGCTGACACTCGGCAAGGCCTGTAGCGGAGATGTGTCTGTTCACTCGCAGGGGGGAATACGTGCTGTTTCCTCTGAAGGCTGGAATGCAACTGAGGGGGAGAGACTCTGCCAGGATATGAAATGCGGCAAATTCAGGTCAAATAAAACGACTCCATTGACTCAATCCGTTCTCTGGCCCACCATCTTCAGCTGCGAAGGTGTAGAGAAGAAACAAGGGAACATCTGGGACTGTGAGAATCAAACCTTGTCTTCACAGGGAAACACAACAAAGCAGCAGCTGAAAATTGAATGTGAAG GTGAGCCCAATGTCACCCTTTCACAGACATGTCGTGGTGAAGTGAAGATAGATGGCACTGAGGTTTGTGCCACTAAGTGGAATGACAAATATTCCCACTTTGTTTGCCAAGAAATGAGCTGTAGCAACGCTGTTCCTGATTTCTTCCGTGGTAAAAATCCTAAACCGGGGGAGCAGTACTTCCATGTCAGCTGTGAGGAAAACCATTTTAAACTTGGCCAGTGCAAGAGAGTCAAAAAAGACTGTAAAGGAAGCTTGGTGTCTGTTTACTGTTTTG GCCAAATCAAGTTCAACACCTCAGAAATATGTGGAGGTCGGATTGAAGTCAACTATCGAGATAAGTGGGAATACGTGTGTCCCCTGACGTCATTTCCACCGGAACTTAAGGTCTCGCTGTGTGATCGTTGCGGCGGTCACAATAGCAGCATAAAAACACCTCAGAATAAATCAGTG GTGACCTTGGAAACAACGCTGAATTGCAGCAGCGATAACCTGGACATCAAGTACTGTGTCCGCAACCAGTCCTGTAAAGATGTCAAAGCAGCTGAGATCTACTGCAACA AGTATGTGTTCCCAACAATCCCCGAACCTAAACCCATCCCCGACCGCACAGTGGAAATTATTGTGGGAGTAGGATTTGTTCTGGTTCTGGTGGTGTTGATTGTCGTATTTATAATAATCTGCGTTGTCAGGAAAGCCAAGATTTTCTCAT CGAGAAAGTTGCAGAGAAAAGAAGTGGAGTTTGAAAGTGGCGACTACGACGACGTCACGAGCAAAGCAAACGAAATGGAGGTCTTGAGTGGTGGCA